One window of Kosakonia cowanii JCM 10956 = DSM 18146 genomic DNA carries:
- the nirB gene encoding nitrite reductase large subunit NirB, which produces MSKVKLAIIGNGMVGHRFIEDLLDKADASQFDITVFCEEPRKAYDRVHLSSYFSHHTAEELSLVREGFYEKHGVKVLVGERAITINRQEKVIHSSAGRTVYYDKLIMATGSYPWIPPIKGSETQDCFVYRTIEDLNAIESCARRSRRGAVVGGGLLGLEAAGALKNLGVETHVIEFAPMLMAEQLDQMGGEQLRRKIESMGVRVHTSKNTKEIVQEGVEARKTMRFADGSELEVDFIVFSTGIRPRDKLATQCGLEVAPRGGIMINDCCQTSDPNIYAIGECASWNNRVYGLVAPGYKMAQVTVDHILGTQNAFQGADLSAKLKLLGVDVGGIGDAHGRTPGARSYVYLDESKEVYKRLIVSPDNKTLLGAVLVGDTSDYGNLLQLVLNAIELPENPDALILPAHASGGKPSIGVDKLPDSAQICSCFDVTKGDLITAINKGCHTVAALKAETKAGTGCGGCIPLVTQVLNAELAKQGIEITNNLCEHFAYSRQELFHLIQVEGIKTFDDLLAKYGTGYGCEVCKPTVGSLLASCWNEYILKPQHTPLQDTNDNFLANIQKDGTYSVIPRSAGGEITPEGLMEVGRIAREFNLYTKITGSQRIGLFGAQKDDLPEIWRQLINAGFETGHAYAKALRMAKTCVGSTWCRYGVGDSVGFGVELENRYKGIRTPHKMKFGVSGCTRECAEAQGKDVGIIATEKGWNLYVCGNGGMKPRHADLLAADLDRDTLLRYLDRFMMFYIRTADKLTRTASWLEGMEGGINYLRSVIIDDKLGFDAQLEAEMTRLREAVICEWTETVNNPAAQTRFKHFINSDRRDPNVQVVPERAQHRPATPYERIPVMLVEENA; this is translated from the coding sequence ATGAGCAAAGTCAAACTCGCTATCATCGGTAACGGCATGGTCGGCCACCGCTTTATCGAGGACCTTCTCGACAAAGCCGACGCCAGCCAGTTCGACATTACCGTATTCTGTGAAGAGCCGCGTAAAGCCTACGACCGCGTCCACCTGTCATCCTACTTTTCCCACCATACAGCCGAAGAGCTGTCGCTGGTACGCGAAGGCTTCTACGAAAAACATGGCGTCAAAGTGCTGGTCGGCGAACGCGCCATCACCATCAACCGCCAGGAAAAAGTGATCCACTCCAGCGCGGGCCGCACGGTCTATTACGATAAGCTGATCATGGCCACCGGCTCCTACCCGTGGATCCCGCCGATCAAAGGGTCTGAAACCCAGGACTGTTTTGTTTACCGCACTATTGAAGATTTGAATGCCATTGAGTCATGCGCGCGTCGTAGCCGCCGTGGCGCGGTGGTTGGCGGCGGCCTGCTGGGTCTGGAAGCCGCAGGCGCGCTGAAAAACTTAGGCGTCGAAACTCACGTTATTGAATTCGCCCCGATGCTGATGGCAGAACAGCTCGATCAGATGGGCGGCGAGCAGTTAAGACGTAAAATCGAAAGCATGGGCGTGCGCGTGCACACCAGCAAAAACACCAAAGAGATCGTGCAAGAGGGCGTTGAGGCGCGCAAAACCATGCGCTTCGCCGACGGCAGCGAGCTGGAAGTGGACTTTATCGTCTTCTCCACGGGCATCCGTCCACGCGACAAGCTGGCGACCCAGTGCGGGCTTGAAGTTGCCCCGCGCGGCGGCATCATGATCAACGACTGCTGCCAGACCTCCGATCCCAATATTTATGCCATCGGCGAGTGCGCCAGCTGGAACAACCGCGTTTATGGTCTGGTCGCGCCAGGCTACAAAATGGCGCAGGTGACGGTTGACCATATTCTCGGCACACAAAACGCGTTTCAAGGCGCGGATCTTAGCGCCAAGCTGAAACTGCTCGGCGTGGATGTCGGCGGCATCGGCGATGCACACGGCCGCACACCGGGCGCGCGCAGCTATGTCTACCTCGACGAGAGCAAAGAAGTTTATAAGCGCCTGATTGTCAGCCCGGATAATAAAACCCTCCTCGGCGCCGTGCTGGTTGGCGACACCAGCGATTACGGCAACCTGCTGCAACTGGTTCTCAACGCCATCGAACTGCCGGAAAACCCCGACGCATTGATCCTGCCGGCGCACGCCAGCGGCGGTAAACCCTCAATCGGCGTCGATAAGCTGCCGGACAGTGCGCAAATCTGCTCCTGCTTCGACGTCACCAAAGGCGACCTGATTACTGCCATCAACAAAGGCTGCCACACCGTAGCCGCACTGAAAGCGGAAACCAAAGCCGGAACCGGCTGCGGCGGCTGTATTCCGCTGGTTACGCAGGTGCTGAACGCCGAGCTGGCGAAACAGGGTATCGAAATCACCAATAACCTGTGTGAACACTTCGCCTACTCCCGCCAGGAACTGTTCCACCTCATCCAGGTGGAAGGGATTAAAACCTTTGACGACCTGCTGGCGAAATACGGTACCGGCTACGGCTGCGAAGTGTGTAAACCGACCGTTGGCTCGCTGCTCGCCTCCTGCTGGAACGAGTACATCCTGAAACCACAGCACACGCCGCTGCAGGATACCAACGACAACTTCCTCGCCAATATCCAGAAAGATGGCACCTACTCTGTTATCCCACGCTCGGCGGGCGGTGAAATCACGCCGGAAGGGCTGATGGAAGTGGGCCGCATCGCGCGGGAGTTCAATCTCTATACCAAAATCACCGGCTCGCAGCGTATCGGCCTGTTCGGTGCGCAAAAAGACGATCTGCCGGAGATCTGGCGTCAGTTAATCAATGCCGGGTTCGAAACTGGTCACGCGTACGCCAAAGCACTGCGTATGGCGAAAACCTGCGTCGGCTCGACCTGGTGCCGCTATGGCGTCGGCGACAGCGTCGGGTTCGGCGTCGAGCTGGAAAACCGTTACAAAGGTATCCGTACCCCGCACAAAATGAAGTTCGGCGTCTCCGGCTGTACCCGTGAATGTGCGGAAGCGCAGGGGAAAGACGTGGGGATCATCGCCACGGAAAAAGGCTGGAACCTTTATGTGTGCGGTAACGGCGGCATGAAACCGCGCCATGCGGATCTGCTGGCGGCGGACCTCGATCGCGACACTCTGCTGCGTTACCTCGACCGCTTTATGATGTTCTACATTCGCACCGCCGACAAACTGACCCGCACCGCCTCCTGGCTTGAGGGGATGGAAGGCGGCATCAACTATCTGCGCAGCGTCATCATCGACGACAAGCTGGGCTTTGATGCACAGCTTGAAGCAGAGATGACCCGCCTGCGCGAAGCGGTGATTTGCGAGTGGACGGAAACCGTCAACAACCCGGCGGCGCAAACACGCTTCAAACACTTTATCAACAGCGATCGCCGCGACCCGAACGTGCAGGTGGTTCCGGAGCGCGCGCAGCATCGCCCGGCGACACCCTATGAACGTATTCCGGTGATGTTAGTGGAGGAGAACGCATGA
- a CDS encoding cytosine deaminase has protein sequence MSATPLWLVQNVHLPDREGVWQIAIENGRFGEITPMGDAQSETLDVLDAGGGLALPPFVEPHIHLDTTQTAGDPRWNESGTLFEGIECWAERKAQLCHQDVKKRAWQTLKWQMANGVQHVRTHVDVSDPLLTALKAMLEVKEEVAPWIDLQIVAFPQEGILSYPNGAALLEKTLQLGADVVGAIPHFEHTREYGIESLNIAFDLAREYERPLDIHCDEIDDEQSRFVETVAALALEMEMGSRVTASHTTAMHSYNGAYTSRLFRLLQRSGINFVANPLVNIHLQGRFDDYPKRRGVTRVKELMAAGMNVCFGHDDVFDPWYPLGTGNMLQVLHMGLHVCQLMGYSQIEQGLQLITHNSAKTLGLKEYGIAPGLPANMVILPVENGFEAVRCQSPVRWSIRHGRIIASTQPAQSWVRMEQGCEEVHFNRMQQA, from the coding sequence ATGTCAGCAACACCACTATGGTTAGTGCAAAATGTGCACTTGCCCGATCGCGAAGGAGTTTGGCAAATCGCCATAGAGAACGGGCGATTTGGCGAGATTACGCCGATGGGCGACGCCCAGAGCGAGACACTTGATGTGCTTGATGCCGGTGGCGGTTTAGCGCTGCCGCCGTTCGTCGAACCGCATATTCACCTGGACACCACGCAAACGGCGGGCGATCCCCGCTGGAACGAGTCCGGTACGCTGTTTGAAGGGATTGAGTGTTGGGCAGAACGTAAAGCGCAGCTCTGCCATCAGGACGTGAAAAAGCGCGCCTGGCAGACGCTGAAATGGCAAATGGCCAACGGCGTACAGCATGTGCGCACCCACGTTGATGTTTCCGATCCGCTGTTAACGGCGCTGAAAGCGATGCTGGAGGTAAAAGAGGAGGTTGCGCCGTGGATCGATCTACAAATTGTCGCTTTTCCGCAGGAGGGGATCCTCTCCTACCCGAACGGCGCTGCGCTGTTAGAAAAAACGCTTCAGCTGGGCGCCGATGTGGTCGGTGCGATTCCGCATTTTGAGCACACGCGTGAATATGGCATTGAATCTCTGAATATCGCCTTCGATCTGGCGCGTGAGTATGAGCGCCCGCTGGATATCCACTGCGATGAGATTGACGATGAGCAGTCGCGCTTTGTCGAAACCGTCGCTGCTCTGGCGCTCGAAATGGAGATGGGTTCGCGCGTCACCGCCAGTCACACCACCGCCATGCACTCCTACAATGGCGCGTATACATCCCGTCTTTTCCGCCTGCTGCAACGTTCCGGCATCAATTTCGTGGCCAATCCGCTGGTCAATATTCACCTGCAGGGGCGGTTCGATGACTACCCGAAACGGCGGGGCGTTACGCGGGTGAAAGAGTTGATGGCGGCAGGGATGAATGTCTGCTTTGGTCACGATGATGTGTTCGATCCCTGGTATCCGCTCGGCACTGGCAATATGTTGCAGGTGCTGCATATGGGTCTGCACGTATGTCAGCTGATGGGCTATTCGCAGATTGAACAGGGTCTGCAACTCATTACCCACAACAGCGCCAAGACGCTGGGATTGAAAGAGTACGGCATTGCGCCAGGCTTGCCTGCCAATATGGTTATTCTGCCTGTTGAAAACGGCTTTGAGGCGGTGCGCTGCCAGTCCCCGGTACGCTGGTCAATTCGTCACGGACGCATCATTGCCAGCACACAACCGGCGCAGAGTTGGGTGCGGATGGAGCAGGGGTGCGAAGAGGTGCATTTTAACCGGATGCAGCAAGCGTAG
- the ppiA gene encoding peptidylprolyl isomerase A produces the protein MVKSTLAAMAALLALSALSPAALAAKGDPHVLLTTSAGNIELELNNQKAPVSVKNFLDYVNNGFYNNTTFHRVIPGFMVQGGGFNEQMQQKQPNPPIKNEADNGLRNTRGTIAMARTADKDSATSQFFINVADNAFLDHGQRDFGYAVFGKVVKGMDVADKISQVPTHDVGPYQNVPSKPVVILSAKVLP, from the coding sequence ATGGTTAAATCGACTCTGGCGGCTATGGCGGCTCTGCTCGCCCTTTCTGCTCTCTCTCCTGCTGCGCTGGCCGCAAAAGGCGACCCGCATGTTCTGCTCACGACTTCCGCCGGTAATATCGAACTGGAGCTGAACAACCAGAAAGCCCCTGTGTCGGTGAAAAACTTCCTTGATTACGTGAATAACGGTTTTTATAACAACACCACTTTCCATCGCGTTATTCCTGGCTTTATGGTTCAGGGCGGCGGCTTTAACGAGCAGATGCAGCAGAAGCAGCCTAACCCGCCTATCAAGAACGAAGCGGATAACGGCCTGCGAAACACGCGCGGTACCATTGCTATGGCGCGGACTGCGGATAAAGACAGCGCCACCAGCCAGTTCTTTATCAACGTTGCGGATAACGCTTTCCTCGACCATGGCCAGCGTGACTTTGGCTACGCGGTATTTGGCAAAGTGGTAAAAGGTATGGACGTTGCCGATAAGATCTCCCAGGTGCCGACGCACGATGTTGGACCGTATCAGAATGTCCCGTCAAAACCGGTTGTTATCCTCTCCGCGAAAGTGCTGCCATAA